The Aspergillus fumigatus Af293 chromosome 5, whole genome shotgun sequence nucleotide sequence ACGTCCAAGCCAGCAAAGAGAGACCTATACGTTTTGCTTGAAGAGCATCAcgacgatgatctcaagatcaAAGAGTTTTGGAATGAGATTAACACCATTCCTGACTGGGCTGAATGGGAACAAATTCGACGAGGACAAGAAGTATTCTACCGTTATGGAATGGCTGTGATCAACGTGGTAAGTTTGGACCATTTTTTGTAGATACAACCGGTGGACTAACGTCAACATCATATATAGCTTACTTTTCAGAGTCTATTGGGCGGAATGTCTGACTCCTTACCGAGATACTAGCAATGACTGAACTAACAATTGCGACAGGGGATCCGGACGCGTCGTTGAAACTTTAGCAAGGACCGGAGGATTCGCCGCAGATGTCGCACGACACAGGATGCTGGAAACCCTTCAACACGTTCTCCAGGTCACCGGGTCCGTTGATGCCATGAGACcaggaggagctggtcaCGCGTCATCGGTTCGAGTGCGGTTGCTTCACGCCGCTGTACGTTCAAGGATATTGGACCTGGTCAAGAACAAGCCCGAATATTACGATGTCGACAAGTACGGGATTCCAATCAATGACCTCGATTGCATAGCCACTATCAATACCTTTTCGACAAGCGTAGTCTGGATTGGGTTGCCTCGGCAGGGTATCTTGCTGCGAGAGCGAGAGATTGATGACTATCTTGCCCTGTGGCGGCTGATGGCGTACTATATGGGCGCGCCGCATGAGTTTCTCGAGACGAGGGCTAAGGCTAAGGCCATGATGGAGTCCCTCCTCGCGTCGGAAATACATCCCACCGAGACGAGCAAGATTCTGGCGCAGAATATCATCCTGAGTCTTGAAAACACACCCCCAACCTACGCATCCAAGGAGTTTATGGAGGCCATGGCTCGGCATCTCAACGGCAAGCAGCTGTCTGACAAGCTCGGCCTTCCACGGCCCACCCTCTATTACCAGGCGCTCGTATATGGATACTGCATTGTCCTGATGTGGTTTGCTTATACTTTCAGATTGCTTCCCTCTATTGACCAAGCAATGATCAAGGTAAGAATGCATGTCTTGCTTCGGTCACTACTGTGAACTATCTTTGTGCTGATGAATCACAGTTCCGTCGCAAGAAAtactataagataattaaTGACAAGGACGAAGGGCTCGGTGGGGAGACATTCTTCGAGTTCAAATATGTACCTTTCTACACTCGTAATACGCGACTGGGGAAGCGCAAACCACCGAAGCGAGCCAAGCGTGGGGTAGAGTTTCTGGCACTCATGGGTCTTCTgtttgctgttgctgctgctggcgcaCTGTTGGGCAGCATTTTGCGCTTACTGAATAAACTACAACGTGCGTAAGCAAGTCCTCAGTGAAAAAGAGTTTATCAAACTACTCCATAGACGTCTCCAGGGAAGCTGAAAGGCAACCTGCTACGAGTAAATTGCTGCGGAGTGGTTAGAGTTCCTGTAAGGTCAGAACTGATTATACCAATCGAATGATTAAGGAACAAGCCTTATTAAAATCTCCTGAGTCACGAAGCCTATCCATGGCAGTGACAGTAAGACCAAGCTGTTTAGTTTGGAACTTTTCGCATGAGGTAGGAGACCAGGTCCACTGTGCTCCTGTGTTCGTTTCGCCACGATGACGACATCCATCACGACCAGTGAGAATTAAATAAGTTAATATAGAACCATGCAATGGCATATCAACACGCCATTGGGATGAGCCAAAATTGATTTCAGCGCTTTATTCACTCCCTGTAGTCCGTCATGCGGGAGGGCCCAATTGTCACACCGTTCCTCGGTGCGCTCCAAGCATGTGTCTCGGTCCTCCTTACAATGAGCTATGGAGCCATGGCTGAGCGGTTTCGACTGGTGAAGGAGAGCTCGATAAGTGATATGGCCGGTCTGGGCGTGAAGCTCTTTCTTCCAGCTTTGATTGTCGTTCATCTTGGCGAACAACTGGAAGCGGACATTGTCCTCAACTATGTTCCAGTCCTAAGTGAGGCATTATCCCAACAGTCACCAGTTTCACAGACAATAGTAGCGTGATTGAAGGACTAATTGTTCAATTTCCAGTTTGGGCGGCTCTGTACACCTCTGCCTCTATTGGACTCGCTCACGCAGTATCACGAGGCCTGGGGCTCCCAGTTTGGGTAACGCCCGCATGCGCATTCAACAACACAACCTCGCTGCcattgctcctcctgcaatCTCTAGAAAGCGTGGGGAGCTTGAAACTAATCATTCCGGAAGGTGACTCAATGTCAGGTGCAATTACTCGCGCTCAGAGCTATTTCCTCCTTTGTGCTGTTGTCAGCAAGACCATCGGCTACGCCGTTGGGCCCAAGATGCTCCAAAACGGCAACAACCAGGACGAAGGAAGAGATGCACAAGACACTGACGCCGAAGCAGGACAGAGTAATAACGGCGATTACGCAGACAACGACGAGGAAGCCAGCGAGGAGACCTCGCTTCTGCCAGAGCGCGTACAGAAGGCCCGGCGCAAGGTCACTGGCAAGTTCAGGCGTGTGGGCCGCTGGGTGTCGTCTTTCTTGCCCGAGCGCGTGAAGCAGGAACTGATGGCACCGTTTGAGTCACCATTTGCCGACGTTGCGATCTTATGCACTATCATCGGTGCCGCCCTTGGTCTCGTCCCTCAGCTGCACAGAGCATTCTTCAGACCCTACGAGGAAGGCGGCATCTTCAACGCCTGGCTTACGTCAAGCGTTAAGAATATCGGCAAGTTGTTCACCACCTTGCAGATCTTTGTTGTGGGAGGAAAACTGGGAGCTAGCTTCCAGAGAATGAAGGCCAGTGGGAATTCCGGGGAGATACCTAAAAAAGCAATCGTGACAATTTTCCTGGTTCGCCTTGTCATTTGGCCTGCGTGAGTGCTTGGTGTCAAGACGCTTGCTGTACCTAGCACTGACCATCAAAATTACAGGATCAGCATCTCCCTCATCTACATGCTGGCCAAACGAACAGGACTTGTCCGCTACGATCCAACCTTGTGGttcagcttgatgatgatgccagCCGGGCCTCCTGCATTGGTGATATCAGGCTTCGCAGAACTGGCAAAGATTTCAGAAGCAGAAAAGATGGCTGTCGCAAAGACTCTGACGGTAAGGAATTTCTGCATCTCTAAGGAGACTGAGAATGCTAAGTAGTAGCAGGTTATGTATATGCTCTCGCCAATTGTAAGTTTTACGATTACAGGCGCTTTGATGGCATCACAAGCAGCCTTGAATGGCGAAAATTAGAATCTACAAAAAGATACGGATGTCTATGAACACAATTACAGCTCTCATTTCTACTGTCTTTATATGGACGTCTGGACTAGCTTCGAGTAGACTCTCTTACTAAGCCATACGAGAGTTACATCCAGGAAGATTAAGCAATGAAATCACAATGGTATTTGATCATATGATACAAAACAGACTTTCATCAAACAATCATCGTTACCACCCGTCAAACTTTACTTGCGTTGATTGCACATCGTTGCGGTTATTAGAGGAGAAGGCTAAAAGGTTCACTTCTATACCCAAGTGCAGGTCAGCCCTCATATCCATCCTTTATCAAGTCATCTCACCAGTTTCCTGATAGAGTCCAAGAGATACATACTCCGCAACCCTTGCAAGCACAGTTGTTGCTGCAGGTGCAGGACTGGGGTCCGTTGCAGGGGCAGTCGCCCGAGCTAGTGCAGGTGCAGGTGTCTCCCATTATGTAGAAATGATCAAAGGAAGTGGAATCCGAGTATCCTAATTGGGAAGTTGATGAGTACCGTGTGGGAATTGACGGAGGACCACAGCTGGAGACCTATATATACTTTGCTGCGGCAATAGCCGAGTCCTAGGCCAGCATCATGATGAGGTCAGA carries:
- a CDS encoding oxygenase MpaB family protein, translating into MISPSQETQNVREYWGYKFEWSDLHRSAEQLHSLLLTYDSLADDCLQRLNGISQIPHRDTTETEGSTSKPAKRDLYVLLEEHHDDDLKIKEFWNEINTIPDWAEWEQIRRGQEVFYRYGMAVINVVSLDHFLGSGRVVETLARTGGFAADVARHRMLETLQHVLQVTGSVDAMRPGGAGHASSVRVRLLHAAVRSRILDLVKNKPEYYDVDKYGIPINDLDCIATINTFSTSVVWIGLPRQGILLREREIDDYLALWRLMAYYMGAPHEFLETRAKAKAMMESLLASEIHPTETSKILAQNIILSLENTPPTYASKEFMEAMARHLNGKQLSDKLGLPRPTLYYQALVYGYCIVLMWFAYTFRLLPSIDQAMIKFRRKKYYKIINDKDEGLGGETFFEFKYVPFYTRNTRLGKRKPPKRAKRGVEFLALMGLLFAVAAAGALLGSILRLLNKLQRA
- a CDS encoding Auxin Efflux Carrier superfamily, coding for MREGPIVTPFLGALQACVSVLLTMSYGAMAERFRLVKESSISDMAGLGVKLFLPALIVVHLGEQLEADIVLNYVPVLIWAALYTSASIGLAHAVSRGLGLPVWVTPACAFNNTTSLPLLLLQSLESVGSLKLIIPEGDSMSGAITRAQSYFLLCAVVSKTIGYAVGPKMLQNGNNQDEGRDAQDTDAEAGQSNNGDYADNDEEASEETSLLPERVQKARRKVTGKFRRVGRWVSSFLPERVKQELMAPFESPFADVAILCTIIGAALGLVPQLHRAFFRPYEEGGIFNAWLTSSVKNIGKLFTTLQIFVVGGKLGASFQRMKASGNSGEIPKKAIVTIFLVRLVIWPAISISLIYMLAKRTGLVRYDPTLWFSLMMMPAGPPALVISGFAELAKISEAEKMAVAKTLTVMYMLSPIVSFTITGALMASQAALNGEN